Proteins found in one bacterium genomic segment:
- a CDS encoding PD-(D/E)XK nuclease family transposase, with the protein MRFLDVKTDYAFKKVFGSQGSKDILISFLNSVI; encoded by the coding sequence ATGCGTTTTTTAGATGTTAAAACAGATTATGCCTTCAAAAAGGTTTTTGGCTCTCAAGGGAGTAAGGATATCCTTATTAGTTTTCTTAACTCGGTGATTGA